From Gordonia crocea, the proteins below share one genomic window:
- a CDS encoding peptidoglycan D,D-transpeptidase FtsI family protein, with translation MTRAVFRLGGSRLGRLGSKPTTSTSRTGTKGGATASRRAVAGGSSHRSPGGGSSHRPPRGGKKSRSDGDSGPDRFTIRARWAVVFVAVIVTAIAGRLVVVHTLEARSLAAQAAAQREYTVVLTAKRGSILDRYGRPLAYTDEARALTFLPQAVRTATDAAHRRDPKLPDAAKRFAEIAKGVSSALGGSISEADLLAKLNGPEKFVYLARSVATDVAARIVADFPEVGADPENLRLYPGGTLAANVIGDVNYDGNGLMGLESSMDSVLGGTNGSKTYDRGSDGAIIPGSARNVAPAINGATVRLTLDSDIQWFVQSQVYAAKAASGAKRVAAVVLDARTGEVLAMANDSTFNPSRPLSEQRDANLDNPSVTTPFEPGSVNKVVTAAAALQYGVTTPTATHTVPGSIRMAGVTVKDAWAHGPERFTTTGIFGKSSNVGTLMLARQVGEKRFADLVTAFGLGQRTGVSLPGESPGQVPALSQWSGGSFANLPIGQGLSMTLLQMASVYQTIANDGVRIPPRIIVAETRDGHRESPMPEPDKVTVVSPETARAVRDMFRAVVQDDPTGRQRGTGPQAGVPGYQISGKTGTAQQVDPRCNCYSNSRYNITFAGIAPADNPRYVIGLVLDNPRRSSDGSGGQSAAPLFGTIAGWLLQRARVPYSPPAPRLALEAG, from the coding sequence ATGACGCGCGCCGTATTTCGACTCGGAGGGTCCCGGCTGGGCCGGTTGGGCTCCAAGCCGACGACGAGCACGTCGAGGACCGGGACCAAGGGCGGCGCCACGGCCTCGCGCCGCGCGGTTGCCGGCGGCAGTTCACACCGTTCGCCCGGGGGCGGCAGTTCACACCGTCCGCCCAGGGGCGGGAAGAAGTCGCGTAGCGACGGTGATTCCGGTCCGGACCGGTTCACCATCCGGGCGCGCTGGGCCGTCGTGTTCGTCGCGGTGATCGTGACCGCGATCGCCGGACGGCTCGTCGTCGTCCACACCCTCGAAGCCCGCTCCCTGGCGGCGCAGGCCGCCGCCCAGCGGGAGTACACCGTGGTGCTCACGGCCAAGCGGGGATCGATCCTGGACCGCTACGGCCGGCCGCTGGCCTATACCGACGAGGCCCGAGCGCTGACCTTCCTGCCACAGGCCGTCCGCACGGCCACCGACGCCGCACACCGGCGGGATCCGAAGCTGCCGGACGCGGCCAAGCGGTTCGCCGAGATCGCCAAGGGTGTTTCCAGCGCGCTCGGCGGATCGATCTCCGAGGCCGATCTGCTGGCCAAACTCAACGGACCCGAGAAGTTCGTGTACCTCGCCCGGTCGGTGGCCACCGACGTGGCCGCACGGATCGTCGCGGACTTCCCGGAGGTCGGTGCCGATCCGGAGAACCTGCGCCTGTACCCGGGCGGCACCCTGGCGGCCAACGTGATCGGCGACGTCAACTATGACGGCAACGGCCTCATGGGCCTCGAATCGTCGATGGACTCGGTACTCGGCGGAACCAACGGGTCCAAGACCTACGACCGCGGTTCAGACGGGGCGATCATCCCCGGCAGCGCCCGCAACGTCGCACCGGCGATCAACGGCGCCACGGTCCGGCTGACCCTGGACTCCGACATCCAGTGGTTCGTGCAGAGCCAGGTCTACGCGGCCAAGGCCGCGTCGGGCGCCAAACGGGTCGCCGCGGTGGTCCTCGACGCCAGGACCGGCGAAGTCCTCGCGATGGCCAACGACTCCACCTTCAACCCCTCGCGCCCGTTGTCCGAGCAGCGCGACGCGAATCTCGACAACCCGTCGGTCACCACGCCGTTCGAGCCGGGCTCGGTCAACAAGGTGGTGACCGCCGCCGCCGCGCTGCAATACGGTGTGACCACCCCGACTGCCACCCACACCGTCCCGGGCTCGATCCGGATGGCCGGCGTGACGGTCAAAGACGCGTGGGCGCACGGACCCGAACGGTTCACCACGACGGGAATCTTCGGCAAGTCCTCCAACGTCGGGACGCTGATGTTGGCCCGGCAGGTCGGGGAGAAGCGGTTCGCCGATCTGGTGACGGCCTTCGGGTTGGGCCAGCGCACCGGCGTGAGCCTGCCCGGCGAGAGCCCCGGGCAGGTACCCGCGTTGTCCCAGTGGTCCGGCGGTTCGTTCGCCAACCTGCCGATCGGCCAGGGTTTGTCGATGACCCTGCTGCAAATGGCATCGGTGTATCAGACCATCGCCAACGACGGGGTCCGGATTCCGCCGCGCATCATCGTCGCGGAGACCCGCGACGGCCACCGCGAGTCGCCGATGCCGGAGCCGGATAAGGTGACGGTGGTGTCGCCGGAGACCGCACGGGCGGTCCGCGACATGTTCCGGGCGGTGGTCCAAGACGACCCGACCGGCCGCCAGCGCGGCACCGGCCCGCAGGCCGGGGTCCCCGGCTACCAGATCTCCGGGAAGACCGGCACCGCGCAGCAGGTCGACCCGCGGTGCAACTGCTACTCGAACTCGCGCTACAACATCACCTTTGCCGGGATCGCCCCGGCGGACAACCCGCGGTACGTGATCGGACTGGTGCTCGACAACCCCCGGCGGAGCAGCGACGGGAGCGGCGGACAGTCGGCCGCACCGCTGTTCGGCACGATCGCGGGTTGGTTGCTCCAGCGCGCCCGCGTCCCGTATTCGCCGCCCGCGCCGCGCCTGGCGCTCGAGGCGGGCTGA